From a single Apium graveolens cultivar Ventura chromosome 2, ASM990537v1, whole genome shotgun sequence genomic region:
- the LOC141705837 gene encoding uncharacterized protein LOC141705837, with amino-acid sequence MDSKTVKKEEFNDTDSYLIQTPLEAQVNKIVRRDIMLGMMEVVKSEFQGGAVRMKLFLVSQADQTKSIATTQAKRLWVLVKEAFSHSDKMKSIMDTWRLDTKGANNLSVPKAFFNASELGLIHVGTRMENCLFAALHQRSLYIASKGSNAKAILGRRGANGRLLTSVILHNKAVGHKDIILTKKIEKEDLFLIIADGIWDVIKETDASIIVNNALLDGLQRANIAEKLLNEAVPEALPSADVDNNCGVLVILFKQRGATGPRDFIC; translated from the exons ATGGATTCCAAAACGGTGAAGAAGGAAGAATTCAATGATACGGATTCCTAT TTGATTCAAACGCCCTTGGAGGCCCAAGTAAATAAAATTGTGAGAAGGGACATCATGTTAGGTATGATGGAAGTTGTGAAATCGGAGTTTCAGGGTGGAGCTGTTAGAATGAAATTGTTTTTGGTGTCCCAAGCGGATCAAACAAAATCAATTGCAACAACCCAAGCAAAAAGGTTGTGGGTTCTGGTCAAAGAAGCTTTCTCTCACTCTGATAAAATGAAATCTATCATGGACACTTGGAGGTTGGACACAAAAG GGGCTAATAATTTGTCGGTCCCCAAGGCATTCTTCAATGCCTCAGAGTTGGGGTTAATTCATGTTGGCACTAGGATGGAGAACTGCCTCTTTGCAGCACTACACCAAAGGTCATTGTATATTGCAAGTAAGGGGTCAAATGCAAAAGCCATTTTGGGACGGAGAGGTGCAAATGGACGACTGCTTACTTCAGTGATTTTGCACAACAAGGCTGTG GGTCATAAGGATATCATTTTGACCAAGAAAATTGAAAAAGAGGACCTATTTCTGATTATAGCTGATGGTATATGGGATGTTATAAAAGAAACCGACGCTTCAATAATTGTAAACAACGCATTACTTGAT GGACTTCAAAGGGCTAATATAGCTGAAAAGTTATTGAATGAGGCAGTTCCAGAGGCACTTCCCTCAGCAGATGTGGACAATAACTGTGGAGTACTGGTAATACTCTTTAAACAAAGGGGAGCCACTGGTCCAAGGGACTTCATATGCTAG